The genomic interval CAAAGTTTTTTTTGAGGGGCAGAAAAAGTGACGGAAATCAGCTTGTGATCAGTGTTTAGCGGAACGCAGCAATGTGGACGACGGAGCATCGGATGTTGTGATGAGCTTTGATGATTCGCGTTACCGATTGTTTAGGCAGTGTCTGTGATGAAGGCTTTGCAGTTGAGTGGATTTGTGGGCGATCGCTCAATAGCCTGTAACTATATCAGTCTCATGCCTTTATGAGCCTATGGATAGAGGCGATCGCCGATTAATGCATAGAAACTGAGAACACAAACATATATATATATGATGTGCGGGTAGAGTTTTCATGGATTGGTATCTACTGAAATTAACTACTCATATCCAAAAATACACTTTTGGAGAACGGCTAATACCAGAACGCCTGGGGAAGGGTAGCTTACCTTCTGGGATAGTAGCCGAAACTTGGGAAGTGATTGTCTCTACAAGCTTTTGAATCAGTAGATCGAAAAGTCATGCGATCGCTTCAGTGATATTTTAATTACCCTCAGTCAGCAAATAATGGTGATTGTTTTGAGGCAATGTCTGGCTTTGCTATAGATAAGCATATTTAATTACCTTCATCCACTATTATTTGTCAAGCAGCATTGACGAATCGTAACAATCTTGTTATATTAGTTTACATAAGGTAACAAATACAGGAAAACATTATGTATACAACCATTAACGAAAGCGGCATTCTGAATAACTACGCCACCGAACCCAAAATGTACTGCGCTACCTACCCCAACAAAGAGGAGCAACGTCAATATACTGTGCAAGCTGCGTTTGGGACATTGCTTGTGACTACGTTAATTTTGGTAGCTTTGAGCGTTAGCTAATATTTAGAGATTTCGGTATCGGTATCTCTCATCGTCATTTGGACTTCTCCTTCTCACCCCGGTTAGTTTTGCCGGGGTTTTTTGTTGCGTCAGACTAATTATGTAATTTTGCTGTAGTTGAGTCTTAAAGTGATGCACTAACGATACAATCTCTATCCTAGAAGCATCAAGGAGTTGGTGATGAGTGCTGAACAGCTAGAACAGGTGAGAAAATTGCAGGCTACTCTCACCAAGATGGAAGTAACATTAAGTGCGATCGCAGATGCTGTAGTCTGGGTGGGAGAAAATGGGCGGATTCAATGGTGCAATTCTAGCTTTGAGCATTTGGTAAACCAACCACCGAATCATATTAGCGGCGCAATCCTGAGTAATTTATTGCCTCTAGTCCAGGCGGGAAAACTTGTTGATTTACCAGCTTACCCCGATGTTCTGATACATACTGGGGCGTATAAAACAACAGAATATCAATTTCAGTGCAATCAGCGTTCCCGAATGTTGCAAATCTCAGGCAGTTGTGCAAGAGTAGCCAGTGATCATTGTGCCGTATTGGTGATTCGGGATGTAACGCAGGCTCAGGAAGATATCAGCCAACGCCAGGAAGCCCAGCAAGCTTTACTAAGCGCTACCTTGGAATCAATTCCAAACGGTATTTTAGCCATCGATAGTGTGGGGAATATCGTCAATTACAACCAAAAGTTCTTAGAAATGTGGTCAGTTCCCCCAGAAGTTCTGACAGCACTAAATGATGAACAGTGTATTGCTTATCTGGCAAACCAACTCAAAGATCCTCATCAATTTACGCAACGAGTCCGGGAGTTATACACACAGCCAGAAATCGATAGTTACGATTTATTAGAACTGCAAGATGGCAGAGTATTTGAGCAATATTCTCATCCGCAATCCTTAGAAAAACAAATTATTGGTAGAGTCTGGAGTTTTAGCGATATTACACAATACAAACAAGCAGAAGAAGCACTACTACAAAGTGAACTCCAATATCGGGCAATTTTTGCCGCCATCAATGATGGACTATTTATTACGGAAATAGAAACGGAAAAAGTTGTTGAAGTAAATCCGGCTGCTTGCCGAATGCACGGTTACACTTACGCAGAGTTTATTAATTTACATCCATTTGATTATATACACTCAGACTCACATCATGTTTTTCAAGACTATGTGCAGAAAATTCAATTGAATAAAGCATTTTATGGGCAGGCAGTTGATATCTGCAAAGATGGCACGTTAATTGATGTGGAAGTGGAAGGAACGATTTGCACTTACAACGGTAAGCCACACATTTTGGCAATAGTGCGAAATATTAGTGAACGTAAACTTACCCAAAAAGCCCTACAACAAAGTGAAGCAAAATATCGCGATTTGGTACAAACTGCTAACTGTATCATTCTGCGTTGGGATAGCAATGGTAATGTGATCTTTTTGAATGATTATGGTCAAAAGTTTTTTGGCTTCGATTTAGATGAGATTGTCGAACATCACGTCATCGGCACAATTGTTCCCGAAACAGAAACCTCTGGACGCGACTTACAAGCGTTAATGGTGGATATTTGCCAAAACCCAAACAATTATTTATTTAATGAAAATGAGAATTTATGTAAAAATGGCGATCGCGTCTGGGTAGTGTGGGCAAATAAACCCATTTTGGATGAACAGGGCAACTTAAAAGAAATTCTCTCAGTAGGGACTGACACTACAGAACGTAAACGCACCGAAGCAGCTCTTCAGCAGAGCGAATTACAGTTTCGTAGCATCGTTGAAAATGCCAATGACTTGATATATATCCTGAACCAAGACGGCATTTTTACTTATCATTCACCCAACATCACTGCAATTTTGGGATATAGCCTTGAGGAAATAGTCGGTCATTCCATAGAGGAGTTTACAGATCCTGAATTTTTACCTACTAACTACTCCGCCTTAGAGAGGGCGGTAACTGAGATACAACATTCTGGTATAGAGATGCGAGTCAAGCACAAAAATGGTAGCTGGCGATGGATTAGTTCTAATACCTCAACCGTCACCAGTCCGACTGGCGAAGTCACAATTTCAGGTGTGGGGCGCGACATTACAAAACGCAAACAAACCGAAATTAAATTACAGCAACAAACCCAAGACCTAGAAAATACTCTATACGAACTACAACGCACCCAATCTCAACTAATTCAAAGTGAGAAAATGTCCTCACTTGGTAATATGGTTGCGGGTATTGCCCATGAAATTAATAATCCTGTGAATTTTATTTATGGTAATCTCACTCCAGCCAATGAATATGCGCGAAACTTGCTGCGGCTAGTAGAACTCTATGAATTACACTTTCCCCATCCCCCAGAAGAAATTCAAGCAGAAATTGCAACTATCGACCTAGCATTTGTCAAGGAAGACTTAATTAAATTGCTTAATTCTATGCAGGTAGGAACTGAGAGGATTCGGGAAATTGTGTTATCTCTGCGGAATTTCTCGCGTTTAGATGAAGCCGAATTTAAACAGGTGGATATCCACGATGGTCTTGATAGTACTTTGATGATTCTCCAAAACCGCCTGAAAGCACAACCGGATCATCCAGGAATATTAGTGATTAAAGAATATGGTAAAATTCCTGCGGTTCAATGCTATCCTGGACAATTAAATCAGGTATTTATGAATATTTTAAGTAATGCTATTGATGCTTTGGAAGAAAATTTCGTCGGAGAACAAAGGCAAATTCATATTAGTACGGAACTTTTACATAACAACCTCGTAACAATCTGCATTGCAGATAATGGTCTGGGTATTCCTCAAAAAATACTTTCCAAATTATTTGATCCTTTCTTTACAACTAAAGATGTGGGGAAAGGTACAGGATTAGGGCTATCTATTAGTTATCAGATTATAGTAGATAAACATCGGGGAAATTTATCTTGTCATTCAATTCCTGGAGAAGGTGCAAAATTTATAATTGAAATTCCCATTCGTCAATGAATAATTATAAATTTTGGTTAACATAATATCCTCTACACTTCCCTCAGTGTTTCAAAGAATTACTTCCTTACCTTGCTCTGTGAAGCGAACTTCTTTAATATTCCATTCAGCATTACTCATTAAAGTTTTGCGGAGACTGCCAAATAGAGCAAACTGTTCACAACTAGAAAGCGAAACGAACTGCCGCTTCGACAAAGGAGATAGCCGCAAATCAACTGTAGCAACGCTATTTTGAACTTGAACACGATAACCAGACAAGTCAAAGTCAGCTGTATCTTGTTCTGCGATAATTTTACCCACCGCACTGCTAATAGGTTCTGCCGCTGGTATTGAAACTTGTTGCGGGATTAATTCTTGACATTGATTATCACTAGTATATAAAATAACTTTAACAGTTTGGCTCGTGGGAGTTTGAGAAGTTGCCGCAGGTGTTTTTGGAGTCGCCTTTGGTGTGGTAAGAGAAGATGGTGTTTCACTCTCGATAGTGCTGGAAGTAGGACTACAACTACTGATGCTAGCTGCGATCGCTACTACTATAAATGGCAAAAGATACTTTTTGTTGGTCATATTGATCATGGTTATGTGATTATCTATTAACTTCAGTGCCACTGGTATCAATTCCGCATAAATTTCCCAAAATTGCACAAGCAGCTGTTAAGCTTAACCAGTTGTCAAATTCTTGACTCAGAAATTACAGTAATTATCCTGAAATTTATGGACTAAAAATTCTAATGGATACCAAGTTTAGGATTTCAGAGAAATAAGTTTTCCTAATTGCATAGTCAAAATAATTGTTTTCTCCTTGTCTTCTTTGTCGGCTTGGTTGTGAAGGCTAAAAAGGGCAAAATACCAAGCTGCATAACAGCGTAAGTTAGGATAAATTAGGAGAATTATGGCGTTAATTTTAGATTTTAAACTTGAGATTGGGAAAAATAGATCCTGAAGTTAACTTTATCCCCTTACTTGGAAATTGACGAGACTATGACTGGTAATCTCATCACTGTCGATAAAAATACCTATGAATCTCTTGAAAAAGAGCTGATAGAACTGCGTCAGCGAGTCATCCGGAATAACCTGAAATATAGCCAAGAGCAAATAGATTTACTTATAGAGTATACACCTGCGGCGATCGCCATATTTGACCGTCAAATGCAATACCAGTTAGTAAATCGCCGTTGGCGGGAAGATTACGGCTTAGGCGATGAAAATATTATTGGGCGATCTCATTATGAAATTTTCCCCGATGTTTCCCAGGATTGGCGGAAAATTCATCAACGCTGTTTGGCGGGAGACATTGAGAAAAGTAACAAAGATGCTTTCTTACGTGCAAATGGTCAAACCGATTGGGTGAAATGGGAGATATATCCTTGGTACGAAGACTCTGGCGCAGTCGGTGGTATCATCATGTTCACAGAAGTGATTACTGCTAGCAAACAAGCAGAAATCGCCCTAGCAAATAGTGAAAGACGCTTCCGAGATATCGCCGCTAATTTGCCTGGGGCGATTTTTCAATTCACAATCCGTAATGGTGTTTGGGGCGTGGACTATATAAGCGATTTTATCTGGGAACTTGCAGGTATTACCGCAGCCGCAATGATTGAGGATTTAAATAGCTTTTTTGCTCGGCTACATCCAGAGGATTTTGACAGCTTAGTTGCTTCAGTAGAAGACGCAGTAGCACATTCTACTCCTTGGCATTATGAGGGAAGATTGGTGAAGCCTAACGGAGAAATACTTTGGTGGCGCGGAGATTCAACTCCTATGCAAAATGAACAACAAGAGGTAATTTTTTGCGGAGTGCTAATGGATATTACTGAGATTAAGCAAAAAGGAGCAGAGCTAAAAAAACTGAATGAGGAGCTAGAAGCCAGAGTTGAAGAGCGGACAGCTGCTTTACGTCAAGCTGAAGAACGGTGGCAGCGACTAGCAGACAATGTACCAGGGATGCTTTATGAATTTAGTCTTGACCTGGATGGCACAATGTCTTTTCCCTTCGTGTCTTCGGGATGTCGAGAAATTTTGGAACTAGAGCCAGAAGAAGTTCAAAAAGATGCAACCTTGGTTTTTAAGAATATTCATCCTGATGATTTTCCAGACTTGCACTCAGAGATCACTCACTCTGCCCAAACACTGCAAAACTGTGAATATGAGTGGCGGACTCTGGCACCTTCTGGTCAGTACAAATGGATCAAGTCAGCCTCTCGCCCAGAACGCCAAGCAGATGGTGAAATCATTTGGTATGGCTGTATGGTTGATATTACAGACCGTAAACAAGCAGAAGAAAAACTTCAAGAGCAGGCACAGTTTTTACAAAGCATTTGGGAAAATGTAGATTACGGCATTTATGTTTTAGACGTGATCAACAATGGAGAAGAATTTCGTTACGTTAAATTTAATCCAGCTATTTTGAGAACTAGCCCCATACCTTTAGCATCGTTTCCAGGAAAAATCATGGCTGAGGTACTACCTACTGATATAGCGGATATTTATCGTGATCATTATCGGGAATGTGTTGAGTCTGGCAAAAGCATATTATTGGAAGAGTCTTTTTCTGTCAATGACAAGGAAACTTGGTGGCTCTTGAATATCACACCTCTGTTTGACAATGCTTTACGAATTGATCAGCTTGTGGTTACAGTCACTGACATCACAGAACGCAAGCAAGCCGAACAAGACCGACAAATGTTTGTCTCACTGATTGAAAATAGCAATGACTTGATTGGTTGTGCCTCTCTAGAAGGAGAATGCCTATTTATTAATGAATCTGGACTCAAACTCGTGGGTGTTAAGAGCTTAGAAGTTGCTCAAAGATTCAATCTTCTTGATTATTTCCTTCCTGAAGACAGAGAAGAAATGCAGATGCAAATTATACCTACTGCTATGGAGCGTGGTCTGTGGCAAGGTGAATATCGTTTGCGACATCTTCAGACTGATGAAGCAATTCCAATTGAAATGAACCTGTTTGTGGTTAAAAGTTCTGATACTGGTGAGCCATTGTGTTTAGCAAGTATTACGCGTGACATTACAGAACGCAAGCAAGCGGAAATCAAATTGCAGCAACAAACCCAAGACCTAGAAAATACCCTATACGAACTGCAACGCACCCAATCTCAACTTATTCACAGTGAAAAAATGTCTTCACTTGGTAATATGGTTGCGGGTATTGCCCATGAAATTAATAATCCAGTAAATTTTATTCATGGTAATCTCAGTCCAGCCAGTCAATATGTTCAAGACTTGCTGCGGCTAATAAAACTCTATGAATTACACTTTCCCCATCCCCCGGAAGAAATTAAATCTGAAATTGCAGCTATCGACTTAAAATTTCTCAAAGAAGACTTGATTAAACTGCTTAACTCTATGCAGGTAGGAACTGATCGGATTCGAGAAATTGTGTTATCTCTGCGGAATTTCTCCCGTTTAGATGAAGCCGAATTTAAACAGGTGAATATTCACGAAGGGCTTGATAGCACTTTGATGATTCTCCAAAACCGCCTGAAAGCAAGACCGCATCATCCCGAAATATTAGTGATTAAAGAATATGGTAGAATTCCGGCTGTTCAATGCTATCCTGGGCAGTTGAATCAAGTATTTATGAATATTTTGAGTAATGCTATTGATGTGTTAGAAGAAGTTTTTGTCGGGGATAAAAGACAGATTAATATTATTACTGAAATTGTCAATACAAACAGAATAGCAATCCGCATTGCAGATAATGGACAAGGAATTTCTCAAAAAACACTAGACAAAGTATTTGATCCTTTTTTTACAACTAAAGAGGTGGGGAAAGGTACAGGATTAGGGCTATCTATTAGTTATCAGATTATAGTAGATAAACATCGGGGACATTTATCTTGTAATTCCATCCCTGGGGAAGGAGCAGAATTTGTGATTGAAATTCCCATTCGGCAGTGAATAATTATTAATTATAATTAAGCATAATTAGCCAATAGAAGCGAGACAGTTAAGAATGAAACTAATTTACAAATTAATGTTCTAAATAATGGTAAATATATAAAATATAGTAGTTGTGTTTTCCAAAATTACCCATTGCTCCAGTGATTTTGCAATATTTAACTCGAAGTAAAATCGAGTGGAGGAATGTGGTAATGAAAGCATCTCGTGCTTAAGTAAAACAAGAGATATAAATAATATCTATAGTTGCTACGGAAATATGGTTGAATAGGATAAGTCTTCGGCTTTGCAACCTACCAAGCTATGGGATTCGGTTTGATCTTCGGAGGTCGTCGCCTTCCTCTCTTGAAGAGGTCTGGACTGTTCTGATCTTCGCGAGCGCTCACGCAACCACACAGACCAACCTAAAACCAAGATTGCTACCACGACCCGTGCGCTCGAACCTATGGCGAGCAGCAGATCGGCAGGCTTTGGCATCGTTGTACCACGAGCCGCCGCGTAACATAGAATTATTATCATTACTACTAAGGTATGCGCTACCGTCTGTGGGCGCTTCTTCGTAATTTTCTTTATATGTATCTTGACACCATTCCCAGACATTACCGTGCATATCGTATAAGCCGAAAGAGTTAGGTGGAAATTGTCCTACGGGTGTTGTCATCTCACGAAATTCACCTTTTGGCCCATTGCCGTAATTGCCTGGGTATAATTTACCCTGATCATCGCGGTCTGTTCCTCGATAGTTTGCTAAATCAGTGGTAATCGTTTCACCAAAATAGAAGGGTGTAGCTGTTCCCGCACGACAAGCATATTCCCATTCGGCTTCGCTGGGTAGCCTGTAGGTTTTTCCTGTCTTTTCACTCAACTTTTGACAAAACTCTACGGCATCATTCCAATTTACTAGTTCTACAGGTCGTTTATCACCTTTGAATTTAGCAGGATTTTCCCCCATAATTGCTTGATACTGTGACTGAGTAACTTGATATTTACCCATGAAAAACCCAGGGACTGTTACCTGACGCTGGGGATTTTCACGATTCAATCGTCCCTCCTCTCCTACTGGTGAACCCATTGTAAATGTTCCCCCTGGTATCTGCATCATTTCCAAGGTGATACCATTCCCTAAATCCTCAACAAAGTATTCTGCTTGGCTGCTGGGGCGATTGGTGATTTTTCCTTGTGCGTTCACAGTCACAGTTTCAAATGAAAAGGTTTGCAGCGATAAACCGGGGTTCTGTCCTCCTGAAATATATTCCCACAGATGTGGCGTTACAATTGCCAAACCTAACCCACCAGCCCCCATACCCACAGTTTGAATTATTCGCCGTCGTGACCAGTTAGCTATTATTGGTAACTGTGGTGAAGAATTTTTTAACTGTATTGGAGTAGTGGGTCTTTGACTTGTTCCCTTACTAGAATTGTCTGGAATTGATTGCTGAGGCAAATCAGGATGAGAAGAATTATTTCGTAACTGTTCAATCTTTTGTAATGCTCTCACCGCTTCTATATCCTGTCCTAAAGCAGCTGCCAACACTCGAATCCATAACTGCTCTGCTAAATCTAGATTACCTTCGTCTTTTGCGCGATAAGCATCAGTTTTAAGTGTGGCAATATCCGCTAAAGTTGCATATTGAGGTACAAGTATTAGATGAGATTTATTTACAGGCTCGGCAATCACATAAGGCGTTTGCCTCCCGTGATTATATTCACTAACAATTTCAGGGACACGAACATTTAAATACTGGTTCAATCTTTCAACAGTGGCACATTTACCTTGAATTCCTAACCCTTCTAGTAAGGCCGTGGTGAAAGCACCTTGTTGTAATGCTTCAATTTCATAAGAATATTCCTGGGGACTACAGGAAAATATGCTGATAACTCCTTGTTGACGTGCTTCTTCAGCCGCTTGTCGTCCAATACCTTCACCTGCACGAGTACTTAAACTACGACAAGCATCCAACATCAAAACCACATTATCAGCACCACAGCGACGCAGGCGTTCAGTGACATAATTAATGGCAATTGCTGTATTTGGGATATCTTCTGGGTCGCCATCGCAGGGTATGAGATAATCACGTCCAGCGTGTCTAATGCCATGACCACTGAAGAAAAACCAAAAGTTATCACCCGCACTCATGAAAGGATTTTCAAATAACTGCCGCAAAACTCGTAGCAAGTTAGCACGATTTGGGCGAGTCGATTTTCCGTCAATATCAGGGGAGTCATCCGAGAAGAAATATATCTGCTCAAACCCTGCCTGATTTTGGAGAAACTGCTGGATTAACTGTGCATCCCGTTTGGCATAATTTAGCGGTTGCAAATAATCATATCGGTTAATGCCGATCGCGATCGCCCAATTTTTTACCATCTCACTTTGGCTCTTGCCGTTTAAAGGTCAGTTTGATTGCTCCTTTACCCCCAGCTTTTGCACCATTGCCAATTAATTTAACTTCTCCCTCACCGCTAATTTCTACCGATAACTCAATTTGGTCTAACTGCATCCCAGAGTTAACTTTAGCTTGTTGTTCTGCACGGTTAAATAAGCGCCCTACCACTTGCAAAAAGTGGGTCATTTCTTGCTCTAATTTTTGAGTGCTAACCTGAACAGCATCTCCTACCCGTTTCCTGGTATCCTTTGGAGGTTCTTCGCTCCAGCTTCTTGTAGTGGTAGTCCCGCTTTTCACGCCGTTAGAAGTCGAAATTTGGGGAGTGTCATCGGTAACAATCCAAATGCTGTCTGAAGGTGTGTCTAACATGATAATTTAGGTATCTATCTGAAATTTTCCCACAAATATCCATACAACGGTAGAAATGGCGATTTCGAGAAAATGCTAGCTAGGCAAGTCCTAACAATGGCCTGGAAATAAGTTACTAGTACAAGTCGGCGAAAATAAACAAACCATTCAAAATCCATGAAAAGCCCATATTATAAGCTTTTTGACTTTTGACTTTTGACTTTTGACTTTTGACTTCCGCCTTGCGGTACTAGGCTATTAGATCAAGTATTCTCCACAAGACTAAGATTCACTTGATTACCATTTTTAAGTTTTCAAGTCAAGATATAGTTAGATAATTCATGGAAATTTTATATTGTCAAGTAAGAAACACGAAAAAATTCAAAAACTAGATATATTCAGGAAAATTAATGATTAGACCGCGCAAGTCCTTTGCTCAACATTGGCTCAAAAGTGAAAAGGCACTGGATGCAATTATTAAAGCAGCAGAATGTCACCAGAGCGATGATCGCGTTTTGGAAATCGGCCCAGGTACCGGCATTCTGACTCGGCGTTTACTCCCCTTGGTGCGATCGCTTGTCGCAGTAGAAATAGACTTGGATTTGTGCAAACAGTTAGCCAAGCAACTCGGTAAAAAAGATAACTTTTTACTCTTGCAAGGAGATTTCCTCACCTTAGATTTAGCATCTCCTTTAGCAGCCTTTCCCAACTTTCAAAAGCCCAATAAAGTCGTAGCGAATATCCCCTACAACATCACAGGGCCAATCATCGAGAAATTGTTAGGGACGATCGCCAACCCCAACCCAGAACCATTTGACTCCATCGTCCTACTAGTGCAGAAGGAAGTAGCCGACAGATTGTATGCTAACCCTGGTTCCCGAACTTTTGGGGCTTTGAGTGTGCGGGTGCAGTATTTAGCTGATTGTGAATTTATTTGCACCGTTCCCGCAGCTGCATTTTACCCACCACCAAAGGTAGACTCAGCAGTTGTGCGGTTGCGTCCCCGACAGATAGAAACAGTAGTACATAACCCCCGCAAATTTGAGAATTTGGTAAAACTGGGATTTGGGGCGAAACGCAAAATGTTAAGAAATAATTTGCAATCGGTTGTTGAACGCGATCGCCTGACCCACTTACTGGAACAATTAGAAATAAATCCCCAAGTTCGAGCCGAAGACCTCAGCGTTCAGCAATGGGTAACATTAACTAATTTACTCACAACTGAGTAACTACAATTCAGCACTCAAAATGCGTTCATACACTTTAATTGCTCCCGCCAAAATCAACTTATATCTGGAAATCATCAGCGATCGTCCCGATGGTTATCACGAGTTAGCTATGATACTGCAAAGTATCGACCTCGCCGACGAAATTAATGTTCAATCCCTAAGCACAGAAGGGATTTTCGTCAACTGTAACCACCCACAAGTACCCACAGATAAAAGTAATCTAGCATACCGAGCAGCCGCACTCATGGCGGCGCAATTTCCCGAAGCCTTGGCTAAATATGGGGGTGTAGAAATTACAATTAACAAGCACATTCCCGTAGCCGCTGGGTTAGCGGGAGGTTCGACAAATGCCGCAGCCGTATTGGTGGGGATAGATTTACTGTGGAATCTGGGACTAACGAAATTAGAATTAGAAGAACTGGGTGCTAATCTGGGTTCAGATGTCCCATTTTGTGTTGCGGGTGGAACAGTGATTGCTACAGGTAGAGGTGAGCAACTTTCGCCTTTAGCAAATTTGGATACTATATATATAGTATTGGCGAAATATCGCAGCCTTGAAGTTTCCACAGCTTGGGCGTAC from Nodularia sp. LEGE 06071 carries:
- the ispE gene encoding 4-(cytidine 5'-diphospho)-2-C-methyl-D-erythritol kinase: MRSYTLIAPAKINLYLEIISDRPDGYHELAMILQSIDLADEINVQSLSTEGIFVNCNHPQVPTDKSNLAYRAAALMAAQFPEALAKYGGVEITINKHIPVAAGLAGGSTNAAAVLVGIDLLWNLGLTKLELEELGANLGSDVPFCVAGGTVIATGRGEQLSPLANLDTIYIVLAKYRSLEVSTAWAYKTYRQEFSSSYLRDTENLAARAAAVHSGEIVKAILNQDTGEIAQKLHNDLERVVLPAYPQVLQLRELFATQAGVLGTMMSGSGPTVFALVESEEQAQAVMLQMRAAIPDHDLELFVTRTITHGIQVASST